CCGACCTGCACGAAACCCTTGTCCAAAACCCGCTGGCCGCCGCCCTCGTCGGTCGGCCCCCGGCGCTGCGCGAGCCCGAGGCGAGCTTCGTCTACCGCTGGTTCACCAATCCGGAGGCCCGGAACCTGTATCCGCCCGAGGACCACCCCCACCACTCCCGGGTCTTCGTCGCCGACCTCCAGGCAGTCGCCGCCCGGCGCGGCAGCGACACCGAGGTGACCCGCATGGTGGCCGCGCTGCGCGCACGCAGCCGGGAGTTCGCCACGCTCTGGGACACCCACGACGTCGCCCTCCGGCGAACCGACCACAAACGCATCGTCCACCCCGCGCTGGGCATCATCGAGCTGGACTGCCACAGCCTGTTCAGCGAGGACGGACGCCAGCGCCTGCTGTGGTTCAGTGCCCCACCCGGCACCGAGGGCGCGGCCCAGCTGAGCCTGCTCTCTGTCATCGGCACGCAGGACATGACACCCTCGACGCCCGCGTCGGCAGAGACGGTCGTCCTGTGATCTGCGCCTTCTGACGCAGAGCCAGGGAGGGAGGTGCTTTCCCCTAGAGTGAGCCGACCGCTCCTGTGGTGGATGAGCCGGGAGCGGTCCTCAAGGGGAAGGGACGGTAAGGCGAATGATGTTCGGTTTACGGGGAGGACGTGCCCGAAGACCCGCTGAGGCGTCGCTGTGCGGGGTGGTGCTGGCCGCCTCGGTGCTGCTCGCGCCCGCGGCAACGGCGTCGGGCGGCGAGACTGCCACAGTGGGAGCGGTCTCCACGGCAACGGATCCGGCACACCACGGCGCGTCGAGCGCCGAGTTGGGGGACGGCGGGCGCGTCGAGCTCGTCGGCGGACGTGCCGTCCACGTCACGGCCGACCCGAAGGACGCCGGTGACCAGGCGGCCCGCTACGCCGTAGCCGCCGTGAACGGCACCGTGTCGGTACGGCCGGCCGGGGGGCACATGGCGGACCACACGGCCGCGAAGCTGCCACTGGCGGCGGGCACACGGGCCGCGCGGAGCGGTCCCACGACGATGAGCGCAGCCGCGTCGACATACGCGGTGAAGCTGAGCATCACCCACGCTGACGTCACGACCAAGCTGTTCTACGTCTGGAACCGCAAGACGTGGACGTCGTACCTCGTCAACAGCGATGCCATCGGGCCTACGGCGACCGTGAAGCTGCCGCCGGGTGACTACTTCTCGGTGGCGCTGCATGCGGACTGGCAACAGCCGAGCTATCTGCTGACCCGTACCTTCACGGTCGGTTCGGCCGCCACCACGGTCGCCTTCGACCAGCGCGCGGCCAAGGAGACCGGGATCCGTACCGACGACACCACCGCCACCCGGCAGTCCTCCGCCGTGTGGATCAGCGTCCCGGGCGGCGGCGGCCTGGCGGGCTTCGCCGGTGGTGGTGCCGAGAAGGTCTATGTCACGCCGTTCTCGGTGAAGGGCGTTTCGCTGCGCATCCACGATGTGCTCGGCAAGAAGGGCGCCTCGGCGAGCGTGCCGAGCCCCTACCGCTACGACCTCATGCACAGCTTCACCACGACCGTGCCCACCTCGCCCGTCGCGACGGTCCATACTTCCGCCCTGGCGAAGACCGTCACGCAGGTCCATGCCCCGGGTACCCGGACGACCGCGATCCTGCAGACCGCCCCTTCCCTCGGCGAGTGGACGGGCGTCTTCGTCGGCGGCCCGGTGCCCGTGGCCGGCTCCGTCGCCGAGTACGTCACTCCCGGCGTCACCTATATGCGGATGCTGGACTACGGGGCCATCGGCGAGCTCAGCCTGAACCTGAGCGACCGCACCCTGCCTGCCGGGACGAGCGCGGGCGAGGTTCTGGGCGCGGCTCCCCTGCAGCCGGGGCGCCGGGAGTGGGGCGGCTCGGTGCGGTATTACGGGAAGATCGCGCTGGTGGAGCCAAGCACCTTCGGCGACACCGCCGGCCACAATGGCATCGACGGCCGCGCGGTGTACTCGTACAAGCTGACCGGTTCCGACGGCGTCACCTACGCCGAGGCCTCCGGCCTCGACGCGTACCACGCGCTGACGTCGTCGAGCCTGCCGTCGTCCGAGCAGACGTACACCCTCGACCAGACCGTCCACCGCCGTGTCGCGTACTCCCGCCTGTCCACGGACGTACACAACGAGTGGACATTCCGCTCGGACTACGCGGCGAACAAGGAACTCTCGCTGATAGATGCACGGTTGACGGTCTCGGGGCTCGACAGGATGGGTCGCGCGGCCGCCGGGACGGTCCGAGTCGACGCGAGTGCCACCACCCGGAACACGGAGGCGGCACAGGCGAACACCAGGATCACGGGTCTCGCGTACTCCACGGACGACGGCACGACCTGGACCGACCTGCCCGTCGCGGCCGACGGCTCGGCGCCGCTGGACGTACCCGCCACCGCCTCCTTCGTCGCGCTGCGCGTCACCGCCGTCGACGACCAGGGCGGCATTCTCCGCCGCACCATCAAGCGGGCGTTCGCAGGCCCGGCCTCGCAGGGTGACGAGACGGCGGGCGCGACCCGCATCTCGAACGTAGTGGTGAACGGCGGCAAGCCGGTGAAGTTGACCGACCAGCCCCTACAGGAATTCAAGGCGAAGTTCACCGCCACCGACCCGTCGGGCATCGCGAGCGGCGACATGTACCTCTACCGGGGTTCGTACGACACCCCCGACGCCGTCCTCTACGGCTCCTGGGCGGCGACCTGCACCAAGGTCAACGCGACCACCTCCACCTGCGTGGGGCATTTCGCCTACATCGAGCCGCGGTGGGCACTGGGACGCAACTCACTGGCCGGCACGTGGAAGCTGGCCGCCTGGGCCGAGTCCGCGGACGGCACGGGACACGTCGATCTGCATGCCGCCAAGCCGGTGGCCGTGCTGCGCGACGCGGCCCTCACGGTCAACGCGTCTCCCGAGCCGGTGACCAAGGGCAAGACGCTCACTGTCACCGGAAAGCTCTCCCGCGTGGACTGGGAGACGCGCGGCGGCTATCACGGATACGCCGGTCAGAAGGTGAAGCTCCAGTTCCGCAAGAAGGGGGCGTCCGCGTACACGACCGTGAAGACGGTATCGACGGACGGCTCCGGAAACCTGAAGACCACCATCACGGCATCGGCCGACGGCTACTGGCGCTACACCTTCGCGGGTACGTCGACCACCGCACCGGCCACCGCCACGAGCGACTTCGTCGACGTCCGCTGACCTCGCGACGGTCATGGGCCCCGGCTCCATCGGCCGGGGCCCGGCGATGCGGGGCCGGGCTGTCGGCCCGATGACAGAGCGGAACAAACGTTCTATGGGGTGGCATAGGATCGTGGCCGTCGGGGCACGGCTGGCGGGGGAGGTCTGGTGTCCGGCTCGGCGCGGGGTGTCACGGTCGTGGTGCTGGCCGCCTTCGCGACCGTCTATCTCGTCGGCGGATCGGTGCTCGCGCCGGTCGTGTTCGGACTCCAGCTGTTCCATGTCCTGCCCGTGCCGCGACGGTGGCACCCCGGACGGTGGTTACTGCTCGCCACACAAGGAGCCGTCTGCTACGCGGCGGTGTACGCCACCGGCGCGTCCGTGGGGATCCTCGGGTTCCTCGGCGGTTCGCTGCTGCTGACCCGGGCGTGGCCGCTGGCCGTACCGGTCGCTGCCGGTGCCGCACTCACCGGGCCCCTGGACTCGGCCATCAGCATGGTGCTCATGAGCCTGGTGATCTACGGCCTGACCCGGCTCACCGAGCGGGCCGACGAACTCCACGCCGCCCGGCTGAGCCTGACGGCGGCCGCCGTCGCCGAGGAGAGGCTGCGGATCGCCGGCGAGCTGAGCGACGGCCTCGGGCGCGGGCTCGCCGACATCACCACCGGTGTACGGGCGGCCCTGGCGAAGCCGGAACAGGCCGGGCGACTGCTCGCCGACGTCACCCGCTCGGCACGTGACTGCCTCGCCGACGCCCGGCGTTCCGCCGCGTCGTACCGCTCCATGTCGCTGGCACCCGAGGTGACGGCGGCACGGGCGCTGCTGACCACCGCCGGAGTCCCGGTCCAGGTGCGCCCCGGGCACACCGAACCATTGGGCCCCGCAGGCGCGTTGCTCGCGGAGGTGCTGCGCGAGGCCGTGACCGACATCGTCCGGCGGGGCGCGGCCACCGGCTGCCTGATCGAGACCGCTGCCGAGCGGGGGCGGATACGACTGCGCGTCGTCAGCGACGGCACCCGGACGGCGGAGGACGAGAGTCTCGGCGATCTGCCCGAGCGGATCGCCGACGCGGGCGGCACTGTGACGACCGGGCTGACCCCCGAAGGGCGGCACGTCGTGGAGGCCGTGCTTCCGGACGTGGCGCAGCCCCGGGAGCAGGCCGAGGACCGGCACGCCCATGTGCTCTCCGTCGCCCTGCTGGTCACCGTGCTCGTCGGCTTCTCGCTCAAGACCCTGCTGCTCGTCCCCGCCGGCCAGGTCCTGCCCGCCGCCGCCTGCCTGGCCGTGGTGGTCGCGCTACAGGTCCGCTCGGTACGGGGGCGGCACATGGCGGCGCTCGCGGTGATGGCGCTCCTCACGTATCTGCCGATCCTCGCGTTCGGCCGCGCCTGGCTGGGGGTCGCCGGGTTTCTCGCCGGACCGCTGCCGCTCGCGTTCCGGCGTTCCGCGGCCTGGCCGCTGGTCGGCTGTGTGACGGCGAGCGTCGCGCTGATCGGGGCGCGGCTGGGACTGCCACTCGCGATGACGGTCAACTACACCGTCAGCACCGTGGTCACCGGGCTCGTCGTGTACGGACTGCTGCGCCTCGCCCAGATCGTGAACGAACTGGGGGAGGCACAGCGGCGGCTGGCCCGCTCGGCGGTCGTCGAGGAACGTCTGCGCGCGGCCCGTGACCTGCACGACCTGCTCGGCCACAGCCTGGCCGGCATGCTGCTGACCTGCGAGCTGGCGCGCAGGCTGCCGCCCGAGCGGGCGCCCGCCGAACTGGAGAACGTCCTGGCCATGGCGGAGCGGGGCGAGGCCGACCTGCGGGCGGCCTCCGGCGGCGCGGGCAGGATGTCGCTCACCGCGGAGGCCGCCTCGGTGCGCGCGGTCCTGGCCGCCGCGGGCATCGAGGCCGAGGTGTCACTCGCCCACGACGGTCTGTCGGCCGGAGCCGAGACCGCGTTGAGCGCGGTGCTGCGGGAGGCGGTGACCAATGTGCTGCGGCACAGCGACGCCCGGTCCTGCGCGATCTCGACGGTGGCGGCGGACGGCGGGACCCGGCTGCGCGTACGCAACGACGGGGCGCGCCGCACGCGCGGCCGTCGGGGATCGTCCGGGATCGGCAACCTGACGGCCCGGCTCGCCGCGCTGGACGGAGAGCTGACGGTGCGTTCGCCTGGGGACGGCTGGTTCGAGTTGGTCGCGTGGGTACCGTAGCGCTCCGCTGGGGGTGCGGTACGGCGCCTGTGGGTGCGGTAGAGCTCCGCTGGAAGGCCGGTACTGCACCTGCGGGTGCGTTGTGGCTGGTCGCGCCCACGCGGCGGAGCCGCACATCGATACAGCCCCGCGCCCCTTTGGGGCGCTGCCCCCTTCGGGGAGCTAGATCCAGCCCGCCTCCGTCGCGATACGGACCGCGTCCGTGCGGTTGCGGGCGTTGAGCTTGGTGACGATGGCCGTGAGGTAGTTGCGGACCGTCCCCGCCGTGAGGTGGACCTGTCGCGCGATCTCGGTGGCCTCCGCACCTCCCGCCACCAGCCGGAGCACCTCGGTCTCACGAGGCGTGAGCGGATTGTCGGCCAGATCCCACGCGGTGACCGCGAGCGAGGGGTCGAGCACCCGCTCGCCCGCTGCCACTTTCCGGATGGCGGCGACCAGTTCCTCCGGCGGCGCTGTCTTCAGTACGAACCCGTCGACCCGCGCGCCGAGCGCCCGGCGCAGGTGTCCGGGCTTTCCGTACGCGGTGAGCATCAGCACCCGGCAACGCGGCAGTTTCTCGCGCAGTACGGCCGCCGCCTCCAGCCCGTCCATCGTTCCCGGCATGTCGATGTCGAGCACGGCGACGTCCGGTTCGTAGACCCTGGCCGCGTCCACGGCCGCGGTGCCGGAGTCGACGGTGGCGACGACCTCGATGTCCTCCTCCAGGCCGAGCAGCGCTGCCAGCGCCCCCCTGATGATGTGCTGATCCTCCGCCAGAAGCACCCGTATCACCCGGCCACATATACCAGTCGATCACCACGGTGTCCGGATCATCCGGCTCATGACGAGGTCATGCTTCGGACATGACGTCGTCGGTGGGTCGCGTCGCGCCTGCTCAGCAGGCTTGAACTCATGGCAGACACAGTGCGGTTGGACGCGGTCAGCAAGGTCTACGGCAAAGGGCAGGGGGCCGTCGCCGCGCTCCGTGAGGTATCGGTGAGCATTCCGCGGGGCAGCTTCACCGCGGTGATGGGCCCCTCCGGATCGGGCAAGAGCACCTTTCTGCACTGCGCCGCAGGCCTGGACACGCCCACCTCGGGAACGGTCCGGCTGGCGGACACGGACCTGACCGGAATGAACGAGACGAAGCTGACCCGCCTGCGGCGGCAGCGGATCGGGTTCGTCTTCCAGGCCTTCAACCTCATCCCCTCGCTGACGGCGCTGGAGAACATCACCCTGCCGCTGCGGCTGGCCGGTGCCCGCCCGGACAAGGCGTGGCTGGGCGAGATCGTGCGACGGGTGGGTCTCGAAGGCCGTACGAACCGTCGTCCGGCACAGCTCTCCGGCGGCCAGCAGCAGCGCGTCGCCCTCGCCCGCGCCCTGGCCACCCGCCCGGAGGTGATCTTCGGGGACGAACCGACCGGAGCGCTCGACACGATGACCGCCCGTGACGTGCTGGCCCTGTTGCGGGAGACCGTCGACGACATGGGCCAGACGGTGGTCATGGTGACGCACGACCCGGTGGCGGCCTCGTACGCGGACACGGTCCTGTTCCTGGCCGACGGCCGCATCGTGGACGCGATGGACGCCCCGACCTCCGACAAGATCGCCGAACGGATGACCCGACTGGGAGCGTGGAAGTGATGGCCGTGCTGACCCTCGCACTGAAGACGCTGCGCCACCGCAAGGCCGCCTTCGCGGGCGCGTTCGTCACCCTGCTGTGCGCCGCCGCTCTGGTCACCGCCTGCGGGATGCTGCTGGAGACCGGGCTGCGGGGCCGGGTCGCACCCGAGCGCTACGCGGGCGCCCCGGTTCTCGTGGCCGGGGACCAGTACGTGCACCGGACGATCCACAAGTCCAGTGGCAAGACGAAGCACAAGGCGAAGCCGATCGCCGAACGCGCCTGGATTCCCGCGTCGTTGACGCAGAGGCTGCGCCGGACCCCCGGCGTGCGCGAGGTGGTCGCCGAGGTGACCTTCCCCGTCGGCACCAAGAACGGCCAGGCGCAGGGCCACGGCTGGGACTCGGCGGCACTCACCCCGTTCACCCTGGCCGTCGGCCGCGCCCCGAAAGCCGCCGACGAGGTGGTCGTCGACGCCGGCTCGGGCGCCCGCGTGGGCACCCGGTTCGACGTACTGACCCCGGTCGGCCCCGCCGCGTACCGGGTGGCGGGTGTCACCCGGCAGGCCCTGCCCAGCCAGGACACACTCTTCTTCGCCCCGGCCGAGGCACGCCGGCTGGCGGGCCGCCCCGGCCGGGTCAGCGCCATCGGGGTCTTCCCGACGCCGGGTGGGCGGCCCGACGTGGCAGCCGCCCTGCGCGGGACCGGGGCACTTCAGTACACCGGGGACGACCGCGGTGCCGTGGAGTTCCTCGACGCGGAGCAGGCCCGGGTGAAACTCGTCAGCCTGGGCGGAGCGCTCGGCGGCACGTCACTTCTGGTCGCGATCCTCGTCGTGGCCGGCACCTTCGCGCTCTCCATCCAGCAGCGGCAGCGGGAGATCGCCCTCTTGCGCGCCGTCGCGGCCACCCCGAAGCAGATGCGCCGGCTGCTCGGCGGCGAGGCGCTGGTGACCGCCGTCGTCGCGGGCCTGGCCGGCTCCGCCGCGGGCATCGGACTGGGCTTCTGGCTGCGGTCCCGGTTCGTGGCACTGGGCGCCGTACCGGAGCATCTGCGGCTGGTGGTCAGTCCCTTCCCCGCCTTCGCGGCGCTGCTGGCAACGGTCCTGGCCGCCTGGGTCGCGGCCCGCATCTCGTCCCGCCGGGCGGCCCGGGTGCGTCCGGTGGAGGCGCTCGGCGAGGCCGCGCTGCCGACCGCGCGGCTGCCCTGGCCCCGGCTGGTGGCCGGCCTGCTCGCCACCGCCGCGGGCGTCGTGCTCACCCTCGTCCTGTCGACGCTGTCCACCGAGGCGGCCAGCAGCCCGGTGACGATGCTCACCGCCCTGGTGTGGACCGTGGCGGTGTCCCTGCTCGGCCCGCTCCTGGCCCGTGCGGCGGTCGCCCTGCTCGCCCTGCCGCTGCGCGCCTCCCGGGTCGGCGGCTACCTGGC
The Streptomyces sp. CGMCC 4.7035 DNA segment above includes these coding regions:
- a CDS encoding MmyB family transcriptional regulator translates to MNHSALAAFLKSRRDRIRPLDVGLPSGPRRRVPGLRREEVAHLAGLSADYYTELERGRGAQPSVQVLAALARALRLNGDERDHLFHLADRPVPPAAQGPTAHVQPGLLGLLAQLTTTPAQVITDLHETLVQNPLAAALVGRPPALREPEASFVYRWFTNPEARNLYPPEDHPHHSRVFVADLQAVAARRGSDTEVTRMVAALRARSREFATLWDTHDVALRRTDHKRIVHPALGIIELDCHSLFSEDGRQRLLWFSAPPGTEGAAQLSLLSVIGTQDMTPSTPASAETVVL
- a CDS encoding sensor histidine kinase, with protein sequence MSGSARGVTVVVLAAFATVYLVGGSVLAPVVFGLQLFHVLPVPRRWHPGRWLLLATQGAVCYAAVYATGASVGILGFLGGSLLLTRAWPLAVPVAAGAALTGPLDSAISMVLMSLVIYGLTRLTERADELHAARLSLTAAAVAEERLRIAGELSDGLGRGLADITTGVRAALAKPEQAGRLLADVTRSARDCLADARRSAASYRSMSLAPEVTAARALLTTAGVPVQVRPGHTEPLGPAGALLAEVLREAVTDIVRRGAATGCLIETAAERGRIRLRVVSDGTRTAEDESLGDLPERIADAGGTVTTGLTPEGRHVVEAVLPDVAQPREQAEDRHAHVLSVALLVTVLVGFSLKTLLLVPAGQVLPAAACLAVVVALQVRSVRGRHMAALAVMALLTYLPILAFGRAWLGVAGFLAGPLPLAFRRSAAWPLVGCVTASVALIGARLGLPLAMTVNYTVSTVVTGLVVYGLLRLAQIVNELGEAQRRLARSAVVEERLRAARDLHDLLGHSLAGMLLTCELARRLPPERAPAELENVLAMAERGEADLRAASGGAGRMSLTAEAASVRAVLAAAGIEAEVSLAHDGLSAGAETALSAVLREAVTNVLRHSDARSCAISTVAADGGTRLRVRNDGARRTRGRRGSSGIGNLTARLAALDGELTVRSPGDGWFELVAWVP
- a CDS encoding response regulator transcription factor encodes the protein MIRVLLAEDQHIIRGALAALLGLEEDIEVVATVDSGTAAVDAARVYEPDVAVLDIDMPGTMDGLEAAAVLREKLPRCRVLMLTAYGKPGHLRRALGARVDGFVLKTAPPEELVAAIRKVAAGERVLDPSLAVTAWDLADNPLTPRETEVLRLVAGGAEATEIARQVHLTAGTVRNYLTAIVTKLNARNRTDAVRIATEAGWI
- a CDS encoding ABC transporter ATP-binding protein, whose translation is MADTVRLDAVSKVYGKGQGAVAALREVSVSIPRGSFTAVMGPSGSGKSTFLHCAAGLDTPTSGTVRLADTDLTGMNETKLTRLRRQRIGFVFQAFNLIPSLTALENITLPLRLAGARPDKAWLGEIVRRVGLEGRTNRRPAQLSGGQQQRVALARALATRPEVIFGDEPTGALDTMTARDVLALLRETVDDMGQTVVMVTHDPVAASYADTVLFLADGRIVDAMDAPTSDKIAERMTRLGAWK
- a CDS encoding ABC transporter permease, with the translated sequence MAVLTLALKTLRHRKAAFAGAFVTLLCAAALVTACGMLLETGLRGRVAPERYAGAPVLVAGDQYVHRTIHKSSGKTKHKAKPIAERAWIPASLTQRLRRTPGVREVVAEVTFPVGTKNGQAQGHGWDSAALTPFTLAVGRAPKAADEVVVDAGSGARVGTRFDVLTPVGPAAYRVAGVTRQALPSQDTLFFAPAEARRLAGRPGRVSAIGVFPTPGGRPDVAAALRGTGALQYTGDDRGAVEFLDAEQARVKLVSLGGALGGTSLLVAILVVAGTFALSIQQRQREIALLRAVAATPKQMRRLLGGEALVTAVVAGLAGSAAGIGLGFWLRSRFVALGAVPEHLRLVVSPFPAFAALLATVLAAWVAARISSRRAARVRPVEALGEAALPTARLPWPRLVAGLLATAAGVVLTLVLSTLSTEAASSPVTMLTALVWTVAVSLLGPLLARAAVALLALPLRASRVGGYLAAANLRVASRRLASVITPLCLLVAMACTILFVQTTMGHAAQREIAAGSRADYVLGPRVPGSAARSLREQPGVEAVTEVLHTSVRVGLTKYGAQAVTVEGLTRTTDLGVVAGSLRDLGTHSMAVSENAAGRLGVSVGDTVRLTLGDGTPATLNVAALYTRGLGYGDLTLSHALVAPHVDNPMGTLYVAAPRLTRAELSALVRAVPSATVMDRAEAVTASAPDAEVNYVAMGLIIAFTAIAVINTLGMSTSDRSRELALLRLVGTTRRQVLRVLRLEAFAALAVATVLGTGIALVTLTAFATGMTGSPTPYIPPLTYLGVLAPTAALALAATALPARLALRRHPAEVIGARQ